The Hymenobacter swuensis DY53 genome includes the window AGTACCAATGGCATGGGCGGTGCCACCCCGACCATTGCCATAAAGGGCCGCGATGATGACCCAGGTCTGCTTAACCTAGAGGCGGAAATTCAGGGTACCGTGCGCGTTATTCGGGGCCTGAAGCCGCGGGAGGACGATAATTTTGCTCTGAATCGTCCAGAGCTTCTGGCTAATGCCATTACCCAGCTGTTTTCCATTATCGGTATAGCCGGGGCCGTTATCGGCTCCTTTGCCATGCTGGTAGGTGGCTTCGGCATTGCCAACATCATGTTCGTGTCAGTGAAGGAGCGCACCAACATCATCGGCATTCAGAAGTCCCTGGGGGCGAAGAACTACTTTATTCTGTTCCAGTTCCTGTTTGAGGCCGTGTTCCTGTGCCTGTTGGGCGGGGCTTCGGGCATTCTGCTGGTGTACCTGATTACCCTGATTCCGCAGGACGGGCTGGCCCTATTCATGAGCGGGGCCCGTATCTCGCTGGGGCTGGTGGTATCGGTGGTGATTGGGGTACTAGCCGGCATTATTCCCGCCATTCTGGCCGCCAACCTCGACCCAGTTATTGCCATTCGGGCGAAGTAGGTTTGCATGTGGAAGAAGTGATAGAATGAGTGGAACGTGGCAACGAGCGGTTACTAATGCACCTAGCTGTCATTTCGTACATTCTCTTCACAGCTTCGCATTCCGCACATTTCCCACATTCGATACAGCAGTTTCTTAGTGTAATGTTAACAAATTGTTAACTTGCCGGTCGCTACCTTGGGTCGCCCTTCTTCCGTGGGGCGGCTTTCTTTTTGCCTTTTCTTATTTGTTTACCCGGGGTGCGAACCATTCCCACCGTGGCTATCTGGCTATGTGCCGGCTGGCCCGTTCGTGCCCAATTTCCCCTTGTAGCTCCTATGGCGAAGCTCAAAAAAACCAGTAAAACCAAACTCGCTGATCAGGTGCTGAATGCCGGCAGCGGTCAGACGATTGTGCAGCCCGATATCAACGATAACAAGGTCAAGACCATCAGTGATATCCGGGAGCAGACCCACGGCGAGCGGACCGTGCAGGTGGACGACGAGCAGCGCATCCGCAAGGCCTTCGTAGACAAGGACTGGAACGAAATCAAGATTGCCGACAGCTGGCAGATCTTCAAGGTGATGGCTGAGTTCGTGGAGGGCTTCGAAAAGATGTCCAAAATCGGTCCTTGCGTATCGATTTTCGGCTCGGCCCGCACCAAGCCCGACAACCCATACTACCAGATGGCCGAGGAAATTGCGGCCAAGCTAGTGCGCCACGGCTACGGCGTTATCACGGGCGGCGGCCCCGGCATCATGGAGGCCGGCAACAAAGGCGCGCACTCGGAAGGTGGTAAATCGGTGGGCCTGAACATTGAGCTGCCCTTTGAGCAGTTCAACAACATTTACATCGACCCCGATAAAGTCATCAACTTCGACTACTTCTTCGTGCGGAAGGTGATGTTTGTGAAGTACGCGCAGGGCTTCATCGGCATGCCCGGCGGGTTCGGCACACTCGATGAGCTGTTTGAGGCCATCACCCTGATTCAGACCAAGAAAATCGGCCGCTTCCCCATCGTGCTGGTGGGTACCAAATACTGGCAGGGCATGTTCGACTGGATTCAGCAGGTGATGCTGGAAGACGAGCACAACATCTCGCCCGAGGATATGGACCTGGTGCAGCTAGTAGACGATGCCGAGTCGGCGGTGAAAATCATTGATGAATTCTATAGCCGCTATCTGTTGTCGCCGAACTTCTAATCACGGCTTGGCTCGGATTATTCGTCGGATTCGTTGGATTTTGTAGCTGACTCCGCTCCGAATGCTATACAGACTTACTGGAAGTAGATAGAGCCGTTTTCTGAATTAGAATTTGAGACATGAAAAAAGGCTGCCTCTGCGGAGGCAGCCTTTTTTCATGTTCTTTTGTTTTCTGCTTATCCCGTTCACCAATCTGACACCGTGAGTTCTGCTACTATTACTATGCCGGAGTACGATTACCTGATTGTGGGTGGCGGGGCGGCGGGGCTGAGTCTGGCTTACCACATCAGCCAGGAAACCCGACTGGCCGATAAGCGGGTGCTGCTGTTGGAGCCCGAAGCTAAAGACCAGAATGACCGGACGTGGTCATTCTGGGCCGATGAGCCTTCGTTGTTTGATGGTATTGTGGCGCACGAGTGGACGCAACTGGCCTTCCGCAGTCCCGGTTTCGAGCGGGTGATACCCCTAACGCGCCACCGCTACAAGATGATTCGGGGGCTGGACTTCTACCAGTTCGTGCGAACCGCGCTGGCCAATAATCCGCAGTTTACCAGCTTGGCTACCACCGTAACCGATCTGCAGAATACCGCCACGGGGGCCGTGGCCCAGACGCCGCTGGGCGAGTTTCGGGGCCAGTATGCCTTCGACAGCCGCCCGCCCGATTTGGCGCAGTTGCGGCGGCCGGAGCACTATCGTTACCTCTTGCAGCATTTTGTCGGTTGGGAAGTGGAAACCGAGGAGGATGCTTTCGATCCGGAAACGCAGGAGTTTATGGACTTCCGGGGCGCGCAGCACCAAGAGGCGCGGTTCATGTACGTGCTGCCCTTTAGCAAGCGCCGGGCACTGGTGGAATACACGTTGTTTTCGGCCGAGACGCTGCCCCAGGCCGAATACGAAGCCGCCATGCGTACCTATTTACAGGGACTGGGCGTTATAAATTTCCGGGTTGAGGCCGTGGAAATCGGGGCCATTCCCATGACCGACCATCCGCTGCCGGCTACGGTGGGGGCGCACATCTTCAACCTGGGTACCCGGGCCGGCCGGGCCAAACCCAGTACTGGCTATGCCTTCAAACGGATTCAGGCGCACTCGGCGCGGCTGGTAGCCGGTCTGGCCACCACCGGCCACCCGCCCCGTCCCGCTACCGCCGACCAATGGCAGTTCCACCTGTTCGATACGCTCCTGCTCGATATTATGCAGCGCCAGGGCGAGCAGACCAGCCGCATCTTCACCGAGCTGTTCCGGCGCAACCCCGTGGAGCGAATCTTCGACTTCCTAGACGAGCGAACCTCCTGGGTTGAGAATTTTCAGATAATGAACTCCGTGACGCCCTGGCCCTTTCTGCGTTCTATCTGGCACGTAGTGCGCCGCCGGCCGGGGCAAAGGTGAAATTGTGAAGCGGTGAGTTTGTTGTTCAATCCGCGCAAGTGGCGCAAGTAGAACGTCAACTCACTATTTAACCGCTAGGCTTTCTTCGCTCTCCAAGAAGGTGCGCTCGGCGTAAACGGTAGCGGGGGAGAGGGGAAGCAGGTTGGGCACAGGGCGCGAGAGGTTGAGCAGGTAGCCGGGCAGTTCCGCGAGGTTGTCTAGGTCGTGGGTGATGCAAAGGATGGTTTTGTGCTGCTCCTGCACCCAGCTATGCAGCAGGCTGAACACGCGGCGCCGGTAGTACACATCCAACTGCTGGGTCGGCTCGTCGAGGAGGTACAGGGCGGCATCCTGCAGACTAAGCTGGGCCAGCCACACCAGCTGCTGCTCGCCACCTGAAAGCAAAGTGAAATCCTGGTGAGCCAGATGGGCGACGCCTACGCGGCTCAGGGCCGCATCGGCCAGGGCGTAATCAGTAGTAGAATAGGCCCCTAGAAAACGATGGTGCCGGAAGCGGCCCATCACCACCAACTCCCGCACCGGTAACGAAAATTCCACGCTGGCTCGCTGTGGGAGGTGTGCCAGTAGTCCGTTGGCGGCCGGCCGCCGGATAGCGCGCAGGTCCTGGCCCTGTAGCGTGATGTGGCCCTGGTAGGGCAGTTGGCCGGTGAGGGCGCGGAATAGGGTAGTCTTGCCGCAGCCGTTGTGGCCCACAATAGACACAAACGCCGGCTCAGGCACCGTAAAACTCAAATTGCGGAGCAGGACGCGCTGTCCATACCCCGCAATCAGGTGTTGTATTGATAGAACTGAGAAGTCGGACATGAGGAGTGAGATGACGTGCCGAAAGCCGTCTAATCGAACCTAGTCTGATTTCTCACCTCCACCTGTCTCACTTCTACTTTCTAGTACTCGTCTTCGTTGAACATGAAGTCTTCTTTGGTCGGATAGTCCGGCCATACTTCCTCAATGTTCTCGTAAGGCTGACCGTCGTCTTCCAGAGCCTGCAGGTTTTCTACTACCTCCATCGGGGCACCCGAGCGGATAGAGTAATCAATGAGTTCATCCTTGGTGGCAGGCCAGGGAGCATCTTCCAGGTACGAAGCAAGTTCCAGAGTCCAGTACATAGTCGTGTGTGCTGCTAAAAAAGGTGGTCAAAAGGTAAAACGCCGTTAGCAAAAACCCGGCCGTTGATAAAGGCATGACACGATTACCGACTGGCGGTTGCGTGACTCGCTGACGCCAACGTAAAATACAGCGCAGGGTTGAACTAGCCAACTGCCTGCTGCTGGAACATGGCAATCAGGTCATTTTTAGTACGAATTTTCCGGTCAAAGGCCCGGATTTTTCCCTGGAGCATGGTCCGGAAGGCCTCATTGCCGGGCGAGTCGTTGAGCTTGTCCAGGTTTTCGTTGAGCACTTCCTGCTCCTGCTTGTCGTATTTGATGAATTCGCGCAGGGCCTGAATACGCAGGGTTGCCTGTTCCTGAAGTGTATTTTGCTCGGGGCCGGGCTGCCGTTTGCGCATGTAGTGCTCCAGGGCGCTCATCTCAAACACCTTGTCGCAAGCCAGAATAAACTGCTCCCACACCCTATCCGACTCCTCGCCGCGTACCGGCCCTACCTTTTTCCAGGCCGCCTGCAACTCCTTGGCCCGCGCTACGGCCGATGACATGGGTTGCTTCAGCAGGGCCTGAGCCTCGGCCACCAACGCGCGCTTACGGGTCAGGTTATCCTCGCCCGGATTGCCACTGCTCGCCGCGGGCATTTCCTGCCGCTTACTCTCGATGTGGACTTTCAGCCGCTCGAAGAAGTGGTTGTGCGCCGCCCGGAAGCGCGTCCACAGGTCGTTGGCCTGCTTGCGGGGGAGGGAGCCGTCAATTTCCTTCCAGGCCTGCTGCAGCTGTTTGAGCTTGCGGGTGGTTTCCTCGAACTCGTTGGAGTTCTGCAGGGCTTCCGATTTATGAATCAGGTCCTTGTACTGGTCGTACACCCGGTTGGTCATGGCCTTTTTCTCGGCCAGAAACTCCTTTTTACGGGCGAAAAACGCATCTACGGCGACCTGGAAGCGGTTCTCCAGCTCTTCTGCCAAGTGCTTCTCCACAGGACCGGTTTTGATCCAGCCCTGGCGCAAATCCTTTAGTTTCTCGGTGCCGCCCTGCCAGTCGATGGTGTCGTGCAGGTCCTCCGCCTCCTGAATCAGGCCGATTTTGGTGGCCAGATTCTTCTCCCGGTTGCGGTTGATGGTGACTTTGATAGACTCCTCGGCCTCTGTAAGGCGGCGGTATAGGCCCTCGAAGTCGCCGAGAGCATCGTAGCTGCCTACCTGCTCCTTGAGGTGCAGGGCCTTCATCAGGAAGGACCCCTTGTTCTCTGACTCCTCAATCTTCTGGAGCAGCTCTTCCACCTTGGTGCGGAAGAGGTTGAAGCGCTGGGCAAAGTACACCAGCGAAGCATCGGCGGATTCTTTGACCTGGCCCACCTGACGAGCGGGAAGGTCGAGGAGCGGGCGAAGCCACACCTGGTCGCCCTCGATGTAGCCATAACGGCGGGCTTCGGCCAGCAAGTGGTCTTGTGAGTCCATAATCAGATAGCGGGGGGAGCGAATAGGTGGAACAGGTCGGAGATTCGGGCCGGAAAGATGTACAAGTTTACGCGTTGTCGGGTAATTCTTCGGCTCAGCCGGGCCGGTGGAATGTTTGAGCGGGCTGCCTACCTTTGACCTAACGGCCAGCGGCGGCAGTTCTTGCAGTGCTGGGCTTCCGCTCAACCGGAGGTCCTTGAACTACGAACCGGCGGCGGGTGCGGTTACCCGGCCAATACGCCGTATAGCCGTATCGTACCGCAAAATAGAAACCTGCGGGGAACTGGCAAGCCCGGCCCACATCTTACCCGAACCCTGATTAACTCTTTCCGATGAGCGACCAACCCACCATTATTTTCTCGATGGCGGGGGTAACCAAGGTGTACCCCCCGCAGAAACAGGTGCTTAAAAACATTTACCTCTCGTTTTTCTACGGGGCCAAAATCGGCGTACTCGGCCTCAACGGCTCGGGTAAATCGTCGTTGCTGAAAATCATTGCCGGCCAGGACAAGCAGATTCAGGGCGACGTGGTATGGTCGCCGGGCTACTCGGTGGGCTACCTAGAGCAGGAGCCCCAGCTGGATGCCGCCAAAACCGTGCGGCAGGTGATTGAGGAAGGCGTGGCCGAAACGGTGGCCCTACTCAAGGAATTCGACGAAATCAACGAAGCCTTCGGGGCTGAGGATGCCGACTTCGATAAGCTGCTGGAGCGCCAGGGAACCGTACAGGAGCGCCTCGACCAGCTCGACGCCTGGAACCTCGACAACAAGCTGGAGCGCGCCATGGACGCCCTGCGCACGCCCCCCGAGGAAGCCCTTATCGGCAACCTCTCGGGCGGGGAGAAGCGCCGGGTAGCCCTGTGCCGCCTGTTGCTCCAGGAGCCCGACGTATTGCTGCTGGACGAACCCACCAACCACCTGGACGCCGAATCGGTGCTGTGGCTGGAGCAGCACCTGCAGCAATACAAAGGCACCGTCATAGCCGTAACCCACGACCGGTACTTCCTCGATAACGTGGCCGGCTGGATTCTGGAGCTGGACCGGGGCGAGGGTATTCCGTGGAAAGGAAATTACTCGTCGTGGCTGGAGCAGAAATCCAACCGCCTGGCCCAGGAAGAGAAAACCGAGAGTAAGCGCCAGAAAACCCTGCAACGGGAGCTGGAATGGGTGCGCATGGCCCCGAAAGCGCGCCAGGCCAAGAGCAAGGCCCGCCTCGCCGGCTACGACAAGATGGTGAACGAGGACTCCCGCGAGAAGGAGCAGAAGCTGGAGTTGTTCATCCCCGATGGTCCGCGCCTGGGCTCCCAGGTGATTGAGGCCGAAGGGCTGCGCAAGGCGTTTGGCGACAAGCTGCTGTTCGACGGCCTGAGCTTCCAGCTGCCCCAGGGCGGTATCGTAGGTATCATCGGGCCGAACGGCGCGGGTAAAACCACTTTGTTCCGCCTCATCACCGACCAGATGCAGCCCGATGCTGGCACGTTCGTGGTCGGCCCCACGGTGCAGACGGCCTACGTGGACCAGCAACACGACACGCTGGACCCCAACAAGTCGGTGTTCGAAACCATTTCGGGCGGTACCGAAACCATGCTGCTGGCCGGCCGGCAGGTGAACTCCCGGGCCTTCGTGAGCAACTTCAACTTCCGCGGCGGCGACCAGGAGAAGAAAGTCGGCAGCCTCTCGGGCGGGGAGCGGAACCGGGTGCACCTGGCCACCACGCTCAAGCAGGGTGCCAACCTGCTCCTGCTCGACGAACCCACCAACGACCTAGACGTGAATGCCATCCGGGCTTTGGAAGACGCGTTGGAGAATTTCGCCGGCTGCGCCGTGATTATCAGCCACGACCGGTGGTTCCTGGACCGCCTCGCCACCCACATCCTGGCCTTCGAGGGCGACTCTCAGGTGGTGTGGTTCGAGGGCAACTTCTCCGACTACGAGGAAGCCAAACGCAAGCGCCTCGGCGACGTGGAGCCCAAGCGGGTGCGTTACCGCAGCCTGAATTAAGCAGCCTTGTTGCCTGCAAACGTCCTCTTCTGGTTTCGGCCGGGAGAGGATGTTTTGGTTTTTGGGGGAGGGTGGTGTTTAGGGAGAAAAGAACGGTCATGCTGAGCTTGCCGAAGCATCTCTACTGCTTCGTTGGATTACATACTGCAACGAAGTGGGAGAGATGCTTCGGCAAGCTCAGCATGACCGTTCAATTATTCTCAGCTGCTATTACGTCTAGTGCGGCATGTGGCTGATTTTGGCTTCGTCGAGGTCCAGTTGGGCTTCTTGGTGGCGGAGCATTTCCTCTTCGAACACATCCTGGCGGCGCAGCACAAACAGCTCCTCGCGCTG containing:
- a CDS encoding LOG family protein, with translation MAKLKKTSKTKLADQVLNAGSGQTIVQPDINDNKVKTISDIREQTHGERTVQVDDEQRIRKAFVDKDWNEIKIADSWQIFKVMAEFVEGFEKMSKIGPCVSIFGSARTKPDNPYYQMAEEIAAKLVRHGYGVITGGGPGIMEAGNKGAHSEGGKSVGLNIELPFEQFNNIYIDPDKVINFDYFFVRKVMFVKYAQGFIGMPGGFGTLDELFEAITLIQTKKIGRFPIVLVGTKYWQGMFDWIQQVMLEDEHNISPEDMDLVQLVDDAESAVKIIDEFYSRYLLSPNF
- a CDS encoding lycopene cyclase family protein, which encodes MSSATITMPEYDYLIVGGGAAGLSLAYHISQETRLADKRVLLLEPEAKDQNDRTWSFWADEPSLFDGIVAHEWTQLAFRSPGFERVIPLTRHRYKMIRGLDFYQFVRTALANNPQFTSLATTVTDLQNTATGAVAQTPLGEFRGQYAFDSRPPDLAQLRRPEHYRYLLQHFVGWEVETEEDAFDPETQEFMDFRGAQHQEARFMYVLPFSKRRALVEYTLFSAETLPQAEYEAAMRTYLQGLGVINFRVEAVEIGAIPMTDHPLPATVGAHIFNLGTRAGRAKPSTGYAFKRIQAHSARLVAGLATTGHPPRPATADQWQFHLFDTLLLDIMQRQGEQTSRIFTELFRRNPVERIFDFLDERTSWVENFQIMNSVTPWPFLRSIWHVVRRRPGQR
- a CDS encoding ABC transporter ATP-binding protein — encoded protein: MSDFSVLSIQHLIAGYGQRVLLRNLSFTVPEPAFVSIVGHNGCGKTTLFRALTGQLPYQGHITLQGQDLRAIRRPAANGLLAHLPQRASVEFSLPVRELVVMGRFRHHRFLGAYSTTDYALADAALSRVGVAHLAHQDFTLLSGGEQQLVWLAQLSLQDAALYLLDEPTQQLDVYYRRRVFSLLHSWVQEQHKTILCITHDLDNLAELPGYLLNLSRPVPNLLPLSPATVYAERTFLESEESLAVK
- a CDS encoding DUF2795 domain-containing protein yields the protein MYWTLELASYLEDAPWPATKDELIDYSIRSGAPMEVVENLQALEDDGQPYENIEEVWPDYPTKEDFMFNEDEY
- a CDS encoding DUF349 domain-containing protein, whose product is MDSQDHLLAEARRYGYIEGDQVWLRPLLDLPARQVGQVKESADASLVYFAQRFNLFRTKVEELLQKIEESENKGSFLMKALHLKEQVGSYDALGDFEGLYRRLTEAEESIKVTINRNREKNLATKIGLIQEAEDLHDTIDWQGGTEKLKDLRQGWIKTGPVEKHLAEELENRFQVAVDAFFARKKEFLAEKKAMTNRVYDQYKDLIHKSEALQNSNEFEETTRKLKQLQQAWKEIDGSLPRKQANDLWTRFRAAHNHFFERLKVHIESKRQEMPAASSGNPGEDNLTRKRALVAEAQALLKQPMSSAVARAKELQAAWKKVGPVRGEESDRVWEQFILACDKVFEMSALEHYMRKRQPGPEQNTLQEQATLRIQALREFIKYDKQEQEVLNENLDKLNDSPGNEAFRTMLQGKIRAFDRKIRTKNDLIAMFQQQAVG
- the ettA gene encoding energy-dependent translational throttle protein EttA produces the protein MSDQPTIIFSMAGVTKVYPPQKQVLKNIYLSFFYGAKIGVLGLNGSGKSSLLKIIAGQDKQIQGDVVWSPGYSVGYLEQEPQLDAAKTVRQVIEEGVAETVALLKEFDEINEAFGAEDADFDKLLERQGTVQERLDQLDAWNLDNKLERAMDALRTPPEEALIGNLSGGEKRRVALCRLLLQEPDVLLLDEPTNHLDAESVLWLEQHLQQYKGTVIAVTHDRYFLDNVAGWILELDRGEGIPWKGNYSSWLEQKSNRLAQEEKTESKRQKTLQRELEWVRMAPKARQAKSKARLAGYDKMVNEDSREKEQKLELFIPDGPRLGSQVIEAEGLRKAFGDKLLFDGLSFQLPQGGIVGIIGPNGAGKTTLFRLITDQMQPDAGTFVVGPTVQTAYVDQQHDTLDPNKSVFETISGGTETMLLAGRQVNSRAFVSNFNFRGGDQEKKVGSLSGGERNRVHLATTLKQGANLLLLDEPTNDLDVNAIRALEDALENFAGCAVIISHDRWFLDRLATHILAFEGDSQVVWFEGNFSDYEEAKRKRLGDVEPKRVRYRSLN